In Flammeovirgaceae bacterium 311, one DNA window encodes the following:
- a CDS encoding carboxynorspermidine decarboxylase (COG0019 Diaminopimelate decarboxylase) encodes MKMDDGLPRRSIIYYHPTYMITSEKFPVDKTPQTDFSQVPSPCFVLEERLLRYNLQVLRHVMDEAGCEIICALKGFAMWSTFPLVREYLPGGTASSLHEAKLIWEEMGVKAHLTAPAYREEDWPELEQICSHIVFNSLNQWNQYKERALAAGISCGIRVNPQYSEVEVDLYNPCIPGSRLGTTANHIGEQLAEGMEGVHFHTLCENNADALERTFKAVEDRFGPLLHQAKWLNLGGGHHITRDDYDIDRLIALIKYIKEKYDVHVILEPGEAVGWQTGYLRAKVLDIMDSQGINVIVMDASVSAHMPDCIEMPYKPKILGADDAPQSGRTNNEVAPWRVGGGTCLAGDFVGDYQFEKEPQIGDALIFNDMIHYTMVKTTNFNGVQLPSIGIWKEDNNFKLVKSFGYESYKGRLS; translated from the coding sequence TTGAAAATGGATGATGGACTGCCCCGGCGGTCCATCATTTATTATCACCCTACTTATATGATAACCAGCGAGAAATTTCCAGTAGATAAAACACCACAAACAGATTTCAGCCAGGTTCCCTCCCCCTGCTTTGTGCTGGAGGAGCGCCTGCTGCGGTATAACCTGCAGGTGCTCCGGCACGTGATGGATGAAGCCGGTTGCGAAATAATCTGTGCCCTGAAGGGCTTTGCCATGTGGAGCACCTTTCCGCTGGTGCGGGAATACCTGCCCGGCGGCACCGCTTCTTCCCTGCACGAAGCAAAGCTTATTTGGGAGGAGATGGGTGTAAAGGCGCACCTGACGGCACCGGCCTATCGGGAAGAAGACTGGCCCGAGCTGGAGCAGATCTGCAGCCATATTGTATTCAACAGCCTCAACCAGTGGAACCAGTACAAGGAACGGGCGCTGGCGGCAGGCATCAGCTGCGGCATTCGCGTTAATCCGCAATACTCCGAGGTAGAAGTAGACCTGTACAACCCCTGTATTCCCGGCTCACGCCTGGGTACTACTGCCAACCATATTGGCGAACAGCTGGCCGAAGGCATGGAGGGTGTACACTTCCACACCCTCTGCGAAAACAATGCCGATGCCCTGGAACGTACTTTCAAGGCTGTGGAAGATCGCTTTGGCCCGCTGCTACACCAGGCAAAGTGGCTGAACCTGGGCGGCGGCCACCACATAACCCGCGATGATTATGACATTGACAGGCTCATTGCCCTGATCAAATACATAAAGGAGAAGTACGATGTACATGTGATCCTGGAACCCGGTGAGGCAGTAGGCTGGCAAACCGGTTACCTGCGCGCCAAGGTGCTCGACATCATGGACTCGCAGGGCATTAATGTGATTGTGATGGATGCTTCCGTCAGTGCACATATGCCCGATTGTATCGAAATGCCATATAAACCTAAAATATTGGGTGCCGACGATGCCCCACAATCAGGCCGTACCAACAACGAAGTAGCGCCCTGGCGTGTGGGTGGCGGCACCTGCCTGGCCGGCGATTTTGTTGGTGACTACCAATTTGAAAAGGAGCCGCAGATTGGCGATGCGCTAATCTTTAACGACATGATCCACTACACCATGGTAAAAACCACCAACTTCAACGGTGTACAGCTCCCCTCCATCGGTATCTGGAAAGAAGACAATAACTTTAAGCTGGTAAAAAGCTTTGGCTACGAGAGCTACAAGGGCAGGTTAAGCTAA
- a CDS encoding saccharopine dehydrogenase (COG1748 Saccharopine dehydrogenase and related proteins), which produces MGKVLIIGAGGVGTVVVKKCAQLPEVFTEIMLASRTLSKVERIAQDTEKRFGVKIKTAQVDADDVQALVKLFNSYEPDLVVNVALPYQDLPIMDACLEYGVHYLDTANYEPKEEAKFEYSWQWAYQDRFKQKGLMALLGCGFDPGATQAFTAHAAKHHFDEIHYLDIVDCNAGDHGKAFATNFNPEINIREITQKGKYWENGQWIEIEPMSIHKPIDYPGIGPKESYLLFHEELESLVKHFPTIKRARFWMTFGQAYITHLQVLQNVGMTRIDPVKFQGQDIIPLEFLKAVLPAPDELGENYTGETSIGCQIKGIKDGRDKTYFIWNNCSHEAAYKETGAQGVSYTTGVPAMIGAALLLKGIWMKPGVYNVEQLDPDPFMDMMNKHGLPWHEKEGVELPHEYPN; this is translated from the coding sequence ATGGGAAAAGTACTTATTATCGGAGCTGGTGGCGTTGGCACCGTTGTGGTGAAGAAATGCGCGCAGCTACCCGAAGTTTTTACAGAAATTATGCTGGCCAGCCGTACGCTGTCTAAAGTAGAACGCATAGCACAGGACACTGAAAAGCGCTTTGGCGTTAAAATAAAAACCGCACAGGTAGATGCCGACGATGTACAGGCACTGGTAAAGCTGTTCAACAGCTATGAACCAGACCTGGTGGTGAATGTGGCGCTGCCTTACCAGGACCTGCCCATTATGGATGCCTGCCTGGAGTATGGGGTGCATTATCTCGATACTGCCAACTACGAGCCGAAAGAAGAAGCTAAATTTGAATACAGCTGGCAGTGGGCCTACCAGGACCGCTTTAAGCAAAAAGGGCTGATGGCACTGCTTGGCTGCGGTTTCGACCCCGGCGCCACCCAAGCCTTTACCGCCCATGCCGCCAAGCATCACTTCGACGAGATCCATTACCTGGATATTGTAGACTGTAATGCCGGCGATCATGGTAAGGCATTTGCAACCAACTTCAACCCCGAAATCAACATCCGGGAAATTACCCAAAAAGGTAAATACTGGGAAAATGGGCAGTGGATCGAGATTGAGCCGATGAGTATTCACAAGCCTATTGATTATCCTGGTATCGGTCCTAAAGAAAGCTACCTCCTGTTTCACGAAGAGCTGGAGTCGCTGGTAAAACACTTCCCTACCATTAAGCGCGCCCGCTTCTGGATGACCTTCGGCCAGGCTTACATCACCCACCTGCAGGTGCTGCAGAATGTAGGCATGACCCGCATCGATCCTGTTAAATTTCAGGGGCAGGACATCATTCCGCTGGAGTTTCTGAAGGCAGTTCTTCCAGCGCCTGATGAATTAGGTGAAAACTACACCGGCGAAACCTCTATTGGCTGCCAGATCAAAGGCATCAAAGATGGCAGGGACAAAACTTACTTTATCTGGAACAATTGCAGCCACGAAGCAGCCTATAAAGAAACCGGCGCCCAGGGCGTAAGCTATACCACCGGCGTACCGGCCATGATCGGCGCAGCCCTTCTGCTTAAAGGCATCTGGATGAAGCCCGGTGTGTACAACGTAGAGCAGCTGGATCCGGATCCGTTCATGGACATGATGAACAAGCACGGCCTGCCCTGGCATGAAAAAGAGGGCGTAGAGCTGCCGCATGAATATCCAAACTAA
- a CDS encoding DNA alkylation repair protein (COG4912 Predicted DNA alkylation repair enzyme) — protein MEAFTNSTLENVQQALRQRIRPEKAAHYPKFFQAHAGGYGEGDHFLGVVVPDNRAIARAHWQQLEPEALSPLLLSTWHEERLCGLFMLLERYKKSKTEAEKEACVQCYLQHLPGVNNWDLVDATAYDLLGHWLLKRERSLLYTFAAAGDLWRQRIAVVATLAFIRKGQFTDTLKLAEKLMQHRHPLMHKAIGWMLRESGKKDELVLVEFLDQHYKNMPRTMLRYAIERFPENRRKAYLKGAV, from the coding sequence ATGGAAGCCTTTACCAATTCTACCCTGGAAAATGTGCAGCAGGCGTTGCGGCAAAGGATAAGGCCTGAAAAGGCTGCGCACTATCCTAAATTCTTTCAGGCCCATGCCGGTGGGTATGGCGAGGGTGATCATTTTCTGGGGGTGGTAGTACCCGATAACAGGGCGATAGCCAGAGCCCACTGGCAGCAGCTGGAGCCGGAGGCGCTTAGCCCGCTGCTCCTAAGTACCTGGCACGAGGAGCGCCTGTGTGGCTTATTTATGCTGCTGGAGCGCTACAAAAAAAGCAAGACAGAAGCAGAAAAAGAAGCCTGCGTGCAGTGCTACCTGCAGCACCTGCCGGGTGTAAACAACTGGGACCTGGTAGATGCCACAGCCTATGATCTGCTGGGCCACTGGCTCCTGAAGCGGGAGCGCTCCCTGCTCTACACTTTTGCTGCTGCCGGCGATTTGTGGCGGCAGCGTATTGCCGTGGTAGCTACCCTGGCGTTTATCCGTAAGGGCCAGTTTACCGATACCCTGAAGCTGGCCGAAAAGCTCATGCAGCACAGGCACCCCCTGATGCACAAGGCCATTGGCTGGATGCTGCGCGAATCAGGCAAAAAAGACGAGCTGGTGCTGGTGGAGTTTCTGGACCAGCACTATAAAAACATGCCCCGCACCATGCTGCGTTATGCCATTGAGCGCTTTCCGGAAAACAGGAGAAAAGCTTATCTCAAGGGGGCGGTTTAG
- a CDS encoding thioredoxin-like protein (COG0694 Thioredoxin-like proteins and domains) — translation MQTDQQTVNKRHVTLYLEANPNPNSLKFVANFMLLPEGQTYDFADKSSAEASPLAQQLFEKPYVERVFFMSNFVTVTKNADVEWIEIQGELKALIQQYLESGRALVNKQNEVAAAAPAGPQTDTEAKIVTILDEYVRPAVESDGGAIQFHSFEDGVVKVLLQGSCSGCPSSTITLKAGIENLLKRMVPEVQSVEAQGV, via the coding sequence ATGCAAACAGATCAACAAACCGTTAATAAACGCCACGTAACCCTATACCTGGAAGCTAACCCGAACCCTAACAGCCTTAAGTTTGTGGCTAACTTTATGCTGCTGCCCGAAGGCCAGACCTACGATTTTGCTGATAAAAGCAGCGCAGAGGCCTCTCCCCTGGCACAGCAGCTGTTTGAGAAGCCTTATGTGGAGCGGGTGTTCTTTATGAGCAATTTTGTAACGGTTACAAAAAATGCCGATGTGGAGTGGATTGAGATACAGGGAGAGCTGAAAGCCCTGATCCAGCAGTACCTGGAGAGCGGCCGTGCCCTGGTGAACAAGCAGAACGAAGTAGCTGCGGCTGCTCCTGCGGGACCACAAACCGACACCGAAGCCAAGATTGTGACCATTCTGGATGAGTACGTACGCCCGGCTGTAGAGAGCGATGGCGGTGCCATACAGTTCCACAGTTTTGAAGATGGCGTAGTAAAAGTACTGCTGCAGGGCTCCTGCAGTGGCTGTCCTTCTTCTACCATTACTCTGAAAGCCGGTATCGAAAACCTGCTGAAGCGCATGGTGCCGGAAGTACAAAGCGTAGAGGCGCAGGGCGTTTAA
- a CDS encoding hypothetical protein (COG0247 Fe-S oxidoreductase) produces MEYKVPTVAELAAAGETPDVLFWVGCAGSFDDRYKNVTRAFVKILNKIGIKFAVLGPEESCTGDPARRAGNEFLFQMQAMSNIQVLNGYEIKRIVTACPHCFNVLKNEYPALGGSYEVMHHSSFLQQLINEGKITLKGGGEFKGKRITYHDSCYLGRGNGIYEAPREVLEALDAELVEMKRSKAKGLCCGAGGAQMWKEPEPGFPDPKKSKDINVERAEEALATGAQTIAVACPFCMVMLSDGVKAKNKENEVDVVDLAELIDRNL; encoded by the coding sequence ATGGAATATAAAGTACCAACTGTTGCTGAACTGGCTGCCGCTGGAGAAACACCCGATGTATTATTTTGGGTAGGCTGCGCTGGTAGCTTCGACGACCGTTATAAAAATGTTACCCGGGCTTTTGTAAAAATCCTGAATAAGATAGGCATTAAGTTTGCCGTACTGGGGCCGGAAGAAAGCTGCACCGGCGATCCTGCCCGACGTGCCGGCAATGAGTTTCTTTTCCAGATGCAGGCCATGAGCAACATTCAGGTGCTCAATGGCTATGAGATCAAGCGCATTGTTACGGCCTGCCCCCACTGCTTTAATGTGCTGAAGAATGAGTACCCTGCCCTGGGAGGTAGCTATGAGGTAATGCACCACAGCAGTTTCCTGCAGCAGCTCATCAACGAGGGCAAAATTACCCTGAAAGGCGGAGGCGAATTTAAGGGCAAACGCATTACCTATCACGACAGCTGCTACCTGGGCCGTGGCAATGGTATTTACGAGGCACCTCGTGAAGTGCTGGAGGCCCTGGATGCCGAGCTGGTGGAAATGAAGCGCAGCAAAGCCAAAGGCCTGTGCTGCGGTGCCGGCGGTGCCCAGATGTGGAAAGAGCCGGAACCCGGCTTCCCCGATCCAAAAAAATCGAAAGACATCAATGTGGAGCGTGCAGAAGAAGCTCTTGCCACCGGCGCCCAAACCATTGCGGTTGCCTGTCCTTTCTGTATGGTAATGCTTTCTGATGGTGTTAAAGCAAAGAATAAAGAAAATGAAGTAGATGTAGTAGACCTTGCAGAACTAATAGACCGGAACCTATAA
- a CDS encoding hypothetical protein (COG0247 Fe-S oxidoreductase): protein MEFLPRIIFILILGVTAWLIFKRARYLNRNIYLGRSQERTDHKGERLRNLLLIAFGQKKMFKRPIPAILHLFIYVGFFVINVEVLEFVIDGIFGTHRFFAGIIGGDGLYTAALNLFEFLAVLILVSCVVFLIRRNVLKVNRFKGEEMTHWPKLDANLILIFEILLMTAILTMNATDTLLQARDERYVATGSFFFSGLLTPLFQDFSTSTLIIIERITWWIHIIGILAFTVYITYSKHLHIFLAFPNTYYADIKPQGEMRNMPEVTREVKSMLGITDTTAPDHAAPEAPGEGVEIGRFGAKDINDLSWKNILDSYTCTQCGRCSSMCPAWQTGKKLSPRKIVMDVRARAEEVGRSLDAGGPGLEDGKSLFRDYITEEEINACTSCQACVEACPVMINPLDVILQMRRYMAMEESSSPQEWQLMFQNIETSFAPWKFPPSDRFNWADSLRENKES from the coding sequence ATGGAATTTTTACCCCGCATCATATTTATACTCATTTTAGGTGTTACCGCCTGGCTGATTTTTAAGAGGGCCAGGTATCTGAACCGCAACATTTACCTGGGCAGATCACAGGAGCGTACCGATCATAAAGGCGAGCGCCTGCGCAATCTGCTGCTGATTGCCTTTGGTCAGAAGAAAATGTTTAAACGCCCCATACCGGCCATTCTGCACCTGTTCATTTATGTGGGCTTCTTTGTGATTAATGTAGAAGTACTGGAGTTTGTGATTGATGGTATTTTTGGCACCCACCGCTTCTTTGCCGGCATCATTGGTGGCGATGGCCTCTACACCGCTGCCTTAAACCTGTTCGAATTTCTGGCAGTGCTCATCCTGGTATCCTGCGTGGTTTTTCTTATTCGCCGAAACGTACTGAAGGTAAACCGTTTCAAGGGAGAGGAAATGACACACTGGCCCAAGCTTGATGCCAATTTGATCCTGATCTTTGAGATCCTGCTCATGACGGCCATCCTGACCATGAATGCCACCGACACACTCCTGCAGGCCCGCGACGAACGTTATGTGGCAACCGGCAGCTTTTTCTTCAGCGGCTTGTTAACGCCCCTGTTCCAGGATTTCAGCACCTCTACCCTTATTATTATTGAGCGTATTACCTGGTGGATCCATATTATCGGCATCTTAGCCTTTACGGTATACATAACTTACTCCAAGCACCTGCATATTTTCCTGGCTTTCCCCAATACCTATTATGCCGATATAAAGCCCCAGGGCGAAATGCGCAACATGCCGGAGGTAACCCGTGAGGTGAAAAGCATGCTGGGGATTACCGACACCACTGCACCCGATCATGCTGCCCCGGAGGCACCCGGAGAGGGGGTGGAAATTGGTCGCTTTGGTGCCAAGGATATCAATGACCTTAGCTGGAAAAATATTCTGGATTCCTACACCTGTACACAGTGCGGGCGTTGCAGCAGCATGTGCCCGGCCTGGCAAACAGGTAAAAAACTGTCGCCGCGTAAAATTGTAATGGATGTACGCGCACGGGCCGAGGAGGTTGGCCGTAGCCTCGATGCCGGCGGACCAGGCCTGGAAGATGGCAAATCCCTGTTCCGCGATTATATTACCGAAGAAGAAATCAATGCCTGTACCTCCTGCCAGGCCTGTGTGGAAGCCTGCCCTGTGATGATCAATCCGCTGGATGTAATTCTGCAGATGCGCCGTTATATGGCCATGGAAGAAAGCAGCAGCCCGCAGGAGTGGCAGCTGATGTTCCAGAACATCGAAACCAGCTTTGCCCCCTGGAAATTTCCACCCAGCGACCGCTTTAACTGGGCAGACTCACTTCGTGAAAATAAGGAGTCCTGA
- a CDS encoding Pfpi family intracellular protease (COG0693 Putative intracellular protease/amidase): MGNPKKILFLTGDYAEDYETMVPFQMLQMVGYEVHAVCPDKKKGDMVRTAIHDFEGDQTYSEKRGHNFQLNYSFDEVNPADYEGFVVAGGRAPEYLRLNEKVLELVRYFMDNNKPLAAICHAIQILTVAGVVQGRKLTAYPAVGPEIGLAGGTYESVAIDDVVVDGNLVTSPAWPAHPKFIRAFLEVMGAKIDLGASSMAAVPA, encoded by the coding sequence ATGGGAAATCCAAAAAAAATCCTCTTTCTTACCGGCGATTACGCCGAAGATTACGAAACCATGGTACCATTTCAAATGCTGCAAATGGTAGGCTACGAGGTGCATGCCGTTTGCCCCGATAAGAAAAAGGGCGATATGGTAAGAACGGCCATACACGATTTTGAGGGTGACCAGACTTATTCTGAAAAACGCGGACACAATTTTCAGCTCAACTACAGCTTTGATGAGGTTAACCCTGCCGATTACGAAGGATTTGTGGTGGCAGGCGGCAGAGCGCCGGAATACCTGCGGCTGAATGAAAAGGTACTGGAGCTGGTGCGCTACTTCATGGACAACAACAAACCGCTGGCAGCCATTTGCCATGCCATACAAATCTTAACGGTGGCCGGAGTGGTACAAGGGCGCAAGCTTACGGCTTACCCGGCTGTTGGCCCTGAGATTGGCCTGGCAGGGGGTACTTATGAGTCTGTAGCCATTGATGATGTGGTGGTAGACGGCAACCTGGTTACCTCTCCCGCCTGGCCGGCCCACCCTAAGTTTATCCGCGCATTTCTGGAGGTAATGGGTGCAAAGATAGACCTGGGCGCCTCCTCCATGGCGGCTGTACCAGCTTAG
- a CDS encoding hypothetical protein (COG1073 Hydrolases of the alpha/beta superfamily) yields the protein MRCSCSLYTLLPVLMLFLLVAAPLNAQNKAPQDFGFRYLQMPFQQDPVNILVLSQKGQEQKKKPLLLFIQGSLPIPLIIYDEQGIYGTFPFRTEELLQHYHLAIIGKPFIPVVIESKHLPPNFTFLDPETGHFPVEYSERNNLDYYVARNLAVISFLKEQAWLNSRQLVVAGHSEGSTIAAKMATLSPDITHLIYSGGNPLGRIMTFIAKTRAVEDAQAESDLLFWQYVVNNAESLDGSEGDTPKTTYQFSLPPLHNLMQLNIPVLVTYGTKDTTAIFNDYLRVETIRAKKTNFNYKAYSPLEHNYFGLTPTGEIDYNNYNWDKVVQDWLEWLQLPLQKK from the coding sequence ATGCGCTGCTCCTGCTCCCTTTATACACTCCTTCCTGTGCTTATGCTCTTCCTGCTGGTAGCAGCACCCCTGAATGCGCAGAATAAAGCACCCCAGGATTTTGGCTTTCGCTACCTGCAAATGCCCTTTCAGCAAGATCCTGTGAATATTCTGGTGCTATCACAAAAGGGTCAGGAGCAGAAGAAAAAACCGCTTTTATTATTTATCCAGGGATCCCTGCCAATACCGCTCATTATTTACGATGAACAGGGTATTTATGGCACCTTTCCTTTCCGTACCGAAGAGTTGCTGCAGCACTACCACCTGGCCATTATCGGGAAGCCTTTTATTCCGGTGGTCATAGAATCGAAGCACCTCCCCCCCAACTTTACCTTTCTGGATCCGGAAACCGGGCATTTTCCCGTAGAGTACTCGGAGCGTAATAATCTAGATTACTACGTAGCGCGTAACCTGGCGGTAATTAGTTTTCTGAAAGAGCAAGCCTGGCTAAACAGCCGGCAGCTGGTGGTGGCAGGCCATTCTGAGGGTAGTACCATTGCAGCTAAAATGGCAACACTCTCCCCCGATATCACCCACCTGATTTATTCAGGTGGCAACCCCCTGGGGCGTATCATGACGTTTATTGCCAAAACCCGGGCAGTAGAAGATGCACAGGCCGAAAGTGATCTGCTCTTCTGGCAGTATGTTGTCAACAATGCCGAAAGCCTGGATGGCTCCGAGGGCGACACCCCTAAAACTACTTATCAGTTTTCCTTACCTCCGCTGCACAACCTGATGCAGCTTAACATACCGGTACTGGTTACCTATGGCACCAAAGATACTACTGCTATCTTTAACGACTATTTGCGTGTGGAGACCATACGCGCTAAAAAAACCAATTTTAACTACAAGGCATACTCCCCCCTGGAACATAATTATTTTGGCCTCACCCCCACCGGCGAGATTGATTACAACAATTATAACTGGGACAAGGTGGTGCAGGACTGGCTGGAATGGCTGCAATTGCCATTACAGAAAAAGTAA
- a CDS encoding hypothetical protein (COG3342 Uncharacterized conserved protein): MKLLLILLPFFCISNLFAQMIKPADPFAHTYSIVARDSATGEMAVGVQSHWFSVGTAVSWAEAGVGAVATQSFVNVSFGMRGLALLKEGKSPQEALDILLGEDEAREVRQVAIIDNQGRVAVHTGENCVDFAGHTTGSNFSVQANMMLNNKVWPAIAKSFEKNKNLPLAERVLAALQAGEAAGGDIRGKQSAALLVVKGQASGQPWNDKVLDLRVDDHPQPLAEMERLLKVFRAYEHMNRGDLAIEKGDMPGAMREYTAAEQMFPDNLEMQYWHAITLANGGKIAEAAAMLKKIYKKDANWQELTRRLPKAGLLTVSDKDFARLLGE, encoded by the coding sequence ATGAAGCTACTACTGATACTTTTACCTTTCTTCTGCATCAGTAATCTTTTTGCACAGATGATAAAGCCTGCCGATCCCTTCGCGCATACCTATTCTATTGTAGCCCGGGACTCAGCCACCGGCGAAATGGCCGTGGGTGTACAAAGCCACTGGTTTAGTGTGGGTACGGCAGTATCATGGGCCGAAGCCGGTGTAGGTGCTGTTGCCACACAATCTTTTGTAAATGTGTCTTTTGGTATGCGTGGTCTGGCACTTTTGAAAGAAGGAAAGTCACCACAGGAAGCACTGGATATATTGCTTGGCGAAGATGAGGCAAGGGAGGTACGGCAGGTAGCCATTATCGATAATCAGGGACGTGTAGCAGTACATACCGGCGAAAACTGTGTTGATTTTGCCGGTCATACAACAGGCAGTAATTTCTCGGTGCAGGCCAATATGATGCTGAACAACAAGGTATGGCCGGCCATAGCCAAATCTTTTGAGAAAAATAAAAACCTGCCGCTGGCCGAGCGGGTACTGGCTGCGCTGCAGGCAGGCGAAGCAGCCGGGGGCGATATCAGGGGAAAACAGTCTGCGGCCCTGCTGGTGGTAAAAGGCCAGGCTAGCGGGCAGCCCTGGAACGATAAGGTGCTGGACCTGCGGGTAGATGACCACCCCCAGCCACTCGCAGAAATGGAGCGGCTGCTGAAGGTATTTCGGGCCTACGAACATATGAACCGTGGTGATCTGGCAATAGAAAAAGGTGATATGCCAGGTGCCATGCGGGAGTATACAGCAGCCGAACAGATGTTTCCCGATAATCTGGAAATGCAGTACTGGCATGCCATTACCCTGGCCAATGGAGGAAAAATTGCCGAGGCTGCCGCCATGCTGAAGAAGATATACAAAAAAGATGCAAACTGGCAGGAACTCACCAGGCGCCTGCCAAAGGCTGGCCTGCTAACGGTAAGCGATAAAGATTTTGCCAGGCTGCTGGGCGAGTAA